A window of the Hippoglossus stenolepis isolate QCI-W04-F060 chromosome 8, HSTE1.2, whole genome shotgun sequence genome harbors these coding sequences:
- the mcl1b gene encoding induced myeloid leukemia cell differentiation protein Mcl-1b codes for MLPTKKRDAFKFATGDTSCLFLPQNGVVDYGSWGNSSPQIVSHNGNAAEGPKRPKTLQVTASSAGYLAKNCRDNGSVDNGSLPSSPELDSQGQVDNCPAGDEGLDADTRELIGCFLRDFLAHKEPRWGDSKALTTMKRVVDDLLEKHRYAYNGMLNKLSLDNRADDMDFVSAVAKSLFSDNTTNWGRVASLVAFGAVVCQHLTEKRGPETSVELVGQEISTYLLTDQRDWLVKNNSWDGFVQFFRVSNPEATVRNTLLGLAGFAGIGALALLIR; via the exons ATGCTACCAACTAAGAAGCGGGACGCCTTTAAATTCGCAACTGGAGACACGAGCTGCTTGTTCCTGCCTCAAAATGGAGTCGTGGACTACGGCTCTTGGGGAAATTCCTCCCCGCAGATAGTTTCACACAACGGGAACGCGGCCGAGGGCCCGAAGCGGCCGAAGACCCTGCAGGTCACCGCCAGCAGCGCCGGGTACCTGGCGAAGAACTGCCGGGACAACGGCAGCGTGGACAACGGCTCTCTGCCGTCCAGCCCGGAGCTGGACTCGCAAGGCCAAGTGGACAACTGCCCGGCGGGGGACGAGGGGCTGGACGCCGACACCCGGGAGCTCATCGGCTGCTTCCTCCGGGACTTCCTCGCTCACAAGGAGCCGCGCTGGGGCGACAGCAAAGCGCTGACCACCATGAAGAGAGTCGTGGACGATCTTCTGGAGAAACACAGATACGCGTATAATG GTATGCTCAACAAGCTGTCGCTAGACAACAGGGCGGATGATATGGACTTCGTCAGCGCGGTGGCCAAGAGCCTGTTCAGCGACAACACCACCAACTGGGGCCGGGTCGCCAGCCTGGTGGCCTTCGGGGCCGTGGTGTGTCAGCACCTGACGGAGAAGAGGGGCCCGGAGACCAGCGTGGAGCTGGTGGGCCAGGAGATCTCCACCTACCTGCTGACGGACCAGCGGGACTGGCTGGTGAAAAACAACTCCTGG GACGGGTTCGTGCAGTTCTTCAGAGTATCCAACCCCGAGGCGACGGTGAGGAACACGCTGCTGGGCCTGGCCGGGTTCGCTGGTATTGGGGCACTGGCCCTGTTGATCAGGTGA
- the ensab gene encoding endosulfine alpha b yields MSSENPDSDTQVDHEDEKQDAQEKNANPVKAEEAKLQAKYHGLGQKPGGSDFLMKRLQKGQKYFDSGDYNMAKAKMKNKQLPVAGPDKNLVTGDHIPTPQDLPQRKSSLVTSKLAG; encoded by the exons ATGTCTTCGGAGAACCCGGACTCGGACACTCAGGTGGACCACGAGGACGAAAAACAG GACGCCCAGGAGAAGAATGCCAACCCAGTGAAGGCGGAGGAGGCCAAGCTGCAGGCCAAGTACCATGGTCTGGGACAGAAGCCCGGCGGCTCAGACTTCCTCATGAAGAGATTACAGAAAGGG CAAAAGTACTTCGACTCGGGCGACTACAACATGGCCAAGGCCAAGATGAAGAACAAGCAGCTTCCTGTGGCGGGGCCCGACAAGAACCTGGTGACCGGCGACCACATTCCAACGCCGCAGGATCTGCCCCAGAGGAAGTCGTCCTTGGTGACCAGCAAGCTAGCCGGCTAG